In Pantoea cypripedii, the DNA window ATTTCACCGGTCTGATCCTGATTGCTGGCGCGGTCGCCCTGATTCGACGTGGAAGCAATAGTGATATTCATGCGTCATCCGTGTGGGTTTGTGAGTCTTTGTACTGATTAACTTCCATGTCATAGGCGTGCAGGAAGGCTTCACCAAACAGGGTATGGAAGTCGTCTTCGATTTCTCCGGCCGTTTCGCCGTAGCGCTCAACAAAATGTTCCCACAGTGCCGCCTTACGACTGCCGGGCAGCCCCAGACGCGATACTGAACCGGCCTGACGCGCCTCCTCTTCCAGCTGATCCGGGTTAAAGGATTGCAGCATCGAGGCGATAATGGCGCGGATACCGGCGATCATTCCCAGCTGATGCGCCTGCAAATCAATCAGCGCATCACGTACCGCCTGACGCGGTGGCATAAAGCCCGGCATGCGGCTGCCAAACATTTGCATCAGGACAGTTTTGCCTGAGGGCAGCAGCTTGAAGGGGTTGTTGGCGTCGTCGAGGATCACCGTCATATCCGCTTTTACGCCACGCTTCAGAATCGAACGTGAAGAAAGCAGCGCCACCGTCCCCTGCGAGAACATGCTGAGCATCTGACCAAACTGGCGCATCTGATCACGATCAAACTGCGGCGTGGGCTGTAAATCCTGTAAACCCATGCCCTCCAGCAAGGCATCCAGCAATTCGCCTTTTAGTGCATCACCACTGCTCTGGGCCGAAGCACCGTTCTGGCTGCTGGAGGCTACCGGGTCAATACGCAGACGACCTTTCGGTATCGGCGATGGTGTGCGTTGCACCGCCTGTGGTGTCGGTAAAGTGATGCCACCGTAATCAACCTGGCTTGTCGTACCAGCTTCCACGGCCTCATCCATTAATGGCACAGGTTCAGCGGCAGGTTGTGTTTCGGTGTCGTCAAATAACGGTGAACTGCTCAGATCGGCCAGTTTGACGTCAGAGGTTTCTTCTTCAGGTTCAGGTTGGGTGATGCTGGTGGAATGCGCGGGCTGGGGCTCCGGCTGTGCCAGCGGAACGGCCCCGCCCATCATCAGACCCAGCGGGTCGTCATGAATACGGGGGTCGGGAGCGCTCTGGCTGCCAAACAGGCTGAGCGGGTCCAGTTCTGCGGGCTTCGCTTCAGGCGGTGCCGCAACGACACTTTTTTGCCCTGCCAGCGTGCTCGGCGTTGCATCGTCGAAAATACTGTCCTGGGCGAACAACGCGTCACCGGCATCGAACAAACTGTTATTTTTGGGCCGCTGACCAATATCCAGCGGGGCATCATTAATCAGCGCTGCCAGCGGATCTTCCGGGTTGCGCTCAGGTGCCGCAGGAGCCGTCAGCGGGTTCGCTTCTGGCACTGCGGGTGCCACTTTGTTTGGCTTTGAGAGATCATCGGAGATGGAGAATTCTTTCGCCAGGCTGTCCCAGATTTCACTTGGGATCGCTGCGGTGCTGCTGGCCACCGCGGCTGGAGGTTCATCGGCCATAACAGCGGGTTTAGTGACAGGCTGAGTGGTGCTCTTCGGCGTCTGAGCTGGCAGCTTGGCGTTAATATCATTAACCAGCAGCTGATAGTCATCAATGCCGAGAATATCGCCGTCCTGTAATTCCACCTGACGTCCACGTTCCAGCGGAATATCGTTCAGCATCACACGCGTGACGTTGCCGCGATTAGTCAGGCGACATTCACCGTCAGCGGTAATATGGACAATGGCCTGCAAACGGGAGATGGTACGGTCGTCATCGGGTAACACCAGGTTGTTATCAACACCACGACCAATGGTGCCACCAGGTGGTAAGAAGTCAAAAAGGGCTTGCGGCGGCTGATGGCCGGGTTTAGTCGTTATTATCGTAAAGCGCATAACGGATTCCTGCGGTTAGCTGTTCGGCATCTATATTGCGCACCTCTCAGCGGAAAGGGGCGGGATATAGGGAGCTGATTTTTTGAGTCGTGGAGGTTTAATTTATAAAACTGGAATGGTTCAGTGCAGATTCAGTCAGTTATTGGGTATGGTTTTAAGTTGTTCGACACGTACCATATCTATTCGGGAGAGACATGTATCATTAAGGGTATCGTGAACAATGGTTCCTTTCTCGGCGAGAAAGGATTCAAGATTACATTGGCCATCACGATAGATAAGCCATCCACGCTGGGACTTCATGAGAATATCGAGGTAATCTTTCAGGTCTACAGGTGAAGATTTGTATTCATCTTCTATTCTTTTTTTCGCTGCAAGGTATTCTGAATTTAATATTTTTTCTGAAGTGATTCTTTCTTCTTTACGGCAAGCATAGCTCTCGGCAACGCTTACTGCATTGCTACATACATCCTGAGCAATTGCATAACCTTGATACAGTGTCAGTAATGTTGCTATTACTACGCTTTTATTCATGAACCCTCTCTCCTTTTAAGGAACATTTGGCCGACACTGGGGAAATTATCTCTGCAACTCACTTACATAGATGAATAAAGAACACCATAAAAACATCGTATTTATCCACAACATGACCAACTACTCCACCGCTGAGCTACTTCAGAAAAGAATTGGATATAAAACTTATTGCAACAGCGAGAAACAGCACCGTAAAACTGGCAACATTTAACTTATGTAAACTCAATATCCATGAAATTCTGCTCAGCGGCTGACTTTTAACAAACAAGTTAGCGTCTTCACTCACGGATTTATTTCTATTCAGATAAATTTTCTTTCCGTGATAAACATCAACAAAATAAGCTATTTTATGCGCATTAAAAATTGGCCCAAGAAAAGATGCAAAATTCGTGATGATATCCAACTGCATACCGCGCTGTCTGAAATCGCTCAATAGAGACTCGTACTTACTTTGATTCCTTTTGAAAACAAAATAAGCGACTAACTGTGAAACGAAAGCAATAAAATACAAAAACAGAGATAAATATAGGGAAAAATCAGCTGGTGTCATAATAAACCCTCCACCAACGCATTCAACATACTTTTTTGGGGTAAAGGGTTATTAATTTAACACATATGAAAAAACCACCAAAAATACAGCAAAGATAGTCGTTAATAAATAAATGACTTTATAAAAATTGAGCAATTCCAACATCCATTTTATTTTTTCATGAGGTTGCCTCTGAACAAAATCGTAAGCATCTTGCTTAACATATTCTTTTTTCGAAAAGCGAATCTTCACACCGCGATATAATCTCATAAAAAATGCGAGTTTTTGATAGTTTGCATAAAAACCCATAAAGCCTGAAACTTTTGTTGTTAAATCCAACGGCAACCCTGCTTTCTGATATTCACTGACAAACTGATTATATTTTTCTTTATTTTTTCTGAAGATGGCTGCTGCGTAAACATGCAGAGCACCAATCAAAAAGAATAAAACCACAGAGCCATACATGAAAAAATCATACATATCAATCCGGTTCATCTTTAATAAATTAAAAATATAAAAATCTCCAGATTAAAGCGACCACAACAAACCCCCCAGCAATAGAGAAAGCCAGCATATTTATACGGTGCAGATTAATAATCCAGCCAATTCTTCCCTCTGGAAGCCCCTGAATAAAGCGGTATGTTTCAATACTAACCAGCTCATTTTTCTTATAATACCACTTCTTCCCATAGTACAACCGGGTAAAATACATAATTTTGAACTCATTAAAAAAACCGCCAAAATGAGAAGCAATATTAGTCATTACATCAAGCTGCAAACCTTTATTATGAAATTCCTTTATCAAATCATCATAACTACTTGAATTTTTTTTAAACAGGAAGACTCCATACAGATGGATGCCAAATGCCAGAAGTAATAAAAAAATCTGCAAATAAAATAATACATCATACGAAATCATAAAATTTTATCCATGGCGGCACCCACAATCCCACCAGCTAACTCACCCATTCCATATCCAGCGACCGCAGCGCCAGCTATACCACAAGTCAATATACCCACAGGCCCTGTGGCGATTCCAAGGATCATACATGCCATAGGGAGTAATGTACCACCAATTTGAGCACCATACATCGCCGCATAAGTACTCGCACCAAATTGGGCATACTTCTTGATGGCCACTTTGGCACACTCATCCTTGCGCCCGACAGTACAAGCATCATAAACATCATTTGTCGTATTCAGCGCACTAAAACCAATGGACACCCAGCCGCCCATTTTCATAAATTTCGCGGCCTTCGCGGCACCATCAACGTAGGTGGAGTAGCCACGAATCACGCCAACGCCCGCACTTTCCCAGTCGTGGACAATCGCTGAACTGGACAGGTTTAAAGCGTGTTTTAACTTCTGATA includes these proteins:
- a CDS encoding lysozyme inhibitor LprI family protein, with amino-acid sequence MNKSVVIATLLTLYQGYAIAQDVCSNAVSVAESYACRKEERITSEKILNSEYLAAKKRIEDEYKSSPVDLKDYLDILMKSQRGWLIYRDGQCNLESFLAEKGTIVHDTLNDTCLSRIDMVRVEQLKTIPNN
- the tagH gene encoding type VI secretion system-associated FHA domain protein TagH, producing MRFTIITTKPGHQPPQALFDFLPPGGTIGRGVDNNLVLPDDDRTISRLQAIVHITADGECRLTNRGNVTRVMLNDIPLERGRQVELQDGDILGIDDYQLLVNDINAKLPAQTPKSTTQPVTKPAVMADEPPAAVASSTAAIPSEIWDSLAKEFSISDDLSKPNKVAPAVPEANPLTAPAAPERNPEDPLAALINDAPLDIGQRPKNNSLFDAGDALFAQDSIFDDATPSTLAGQKSVVAAPPEAKPAELDPLSLFGSQSAPDPRIHDDPLGLMMGGAVPLAQPEPQPAHSTSITQPEPEEETSDVKLADLSSSPLFDDTETQPAAEPVPLMDEAVEAGTTSQVDYGGITLPTPQAVQRTPSPIPKGRLRIDPVASSSQNGASAQSSGDALKGELLDALLEGMGLQDLQPTPQFDRDQMRQFGQMLSMFSQGTVALLSSRSILKRGVKADMTVILDDANNPFKLLPSGKTVLMQMFGSRMPGFMPPRQAVRDALIDLQAHQLGMIAGIRAIIASMLQSFNPDQLEEEARQAGSVSRLGLPGSRKAALWEHFVERYGETAGEIEDDFHTLFGEAFLHAYDMEVNQYKDSQTHTDDA